From Micromonospora rifamycinica, a single genomic window includes:
- a CDS encoding ArsR/SmtB family transcription factor, producing MLTIHFSQQDLLRTRVAPAADPVWELVLSLHLLQGRTRDPLMAGWRRGVAAGLRRETAADQFRLLFALNPPRGYFPDFLTPYESLDGFEAGLDAVRSTPTELLRRDLTLLSGTNPLPSSAAALARGEPEVLRHLTEAMTQYRSVAIDPYWGRIRAAVEADRAVRARALLDGGTEGLLASLRPGMRWDSGVLQVVDYPNRRELHLDGRGLLLVPSFFCARTPVALLDPALPPVLVYPADRLGGLDPPAGAGGRPAGDGGREALAALLGRTRAAVLEVSDDGATTGEVARRLHISAAAASQHTAVLRNAGLLVSRRDRNTVLHTLTPLGRAMLDA from the coding sequence ATGCTGACCATCCACTTCTCGCAGCAGGACCTCCTCCGGACCCGGGTCGCGCCCGCCGCCGACCCGGTCTGGGAGCTGGTCCTGAGCCTGCACCTGCTCCAGGGCCGGACCCGCGATCCGCTGATGGCCGGCTGGCGCCGGGGGGTCGCCGCCGGGCTGCGCCGGGAGACCGCCGCCGACCAGTTCCGGCTGCTGTTCGCGCTGAACCCGCCACGCGGCTACTTTCCCGACTTCCTCACCCCCTACGAGAGCCTCGACGGTTTCGAGGCGGGGCTGGACGCCGTCCGGTCCACCCCGACCGAGCTGCTGCGCCGGGACCTGACCCTGTTGTCCGGCACGAACCCGCTGCCGTCGTCGGCCGCCGCGCTGGCCCGGGGTGAGCCGGAGGTGCTCCGGCACCTGACGGAGGCGATGACGCAGTACCGGTCGGTGGCGATCGATCCGTACTGGGGGCGGATCCGGGCCGCGGTGGAGGCCGACCGCGCGGTACGCGCCCGTGCCCTGCTCGACGGCGGCACCGAGGGGCTGCTGGCGAGCCTGCGGCCGGGAATGCGCTGGGACTCCGGCGTACTACAGGTCGTGGACTATCCGAACCGTCGGGAGTTGCACCTGGACGGACGGGGGCTGCTGCTGGTGCCGTCGTTCTTCTGCGCGCGTACCCCGGTCGCCCTGCTCGACCCGGCGCTGCCGCCGGTGCTGGTCTATCCGGCGGACCGGCTCGGCGGGCTGGACCCGCCCGCCGGCGCGGGTGGTCGGCCGGCGGGTGACGGTGGCCGGGAGGCGCTGGCCGCGTTGCTCGGCCGGACCCGGGCGGCGGTCCTCGAGGTGAGCGACGACGGCGCGACCACCGGGGAGGTGGCCCGCCGGCTGCACATCTCGGCCGCCGCCGCCAGTCAGCACACCGCGGTGCTGCGCAACGCCGGGCTGCTGGTCAGTCGCCGCGACCGCAACACGGTGCTGCACACCCTGACCCCGCTCGGCCGGGCCATGCTCGACGCCTGA
- a CDS encoding DUF4331 domain-containing protein yields the protein MSSHREAPEISKDPVADSSDLYAFVSPDRPDSVTLIANYVPLQLPASGPNFFEFGDDVRYEIHIDNDGDGHPDVTYRFEFRTEITNQNSFLYNTGPIESLDSKNWNRRQFYRLTRITDGREHVLAHKLPCPPCNVGPLSIPKYNDLVRQATFKLSTGEKVFAGQRADGFFVDLGAIFDLGTLRPFQQLHVAGKKLFKTEGEPVNAVDRMNVHSIAVQVPLSKVRRKANRYGAGDRASTIGVWTTASRQQVRVLGDRVAADSAVGPWTQVSRLGNPLFNEVIVPMSKKDLWNTLPPTEDKRFARFVEQPELAALLPVLYPGVFPNLDALNKSKKPRADLLAILLTGIPSGLIDGFTNLTGEVQADMLRLNTAIKPSSKPNQFGLLGGDLAGFPNGRRVVDDVVSIALRAVAGVTVPLVDKKFKPDAAAGAVTPGLSAADVTAPFLRDFPFLGTPYDGFNNPAAANS from the coding sequence ATGTCGTCCCACCGCGAAGCGCCGGAAATAAGCAAGGACCCGGTCGCCGACAGCTCCGACCTCTACGCCTTCGTCAGCCCCGACCGGCCCGACTCGGTGACGCTGATCGCCAACTACGTGCCGTTGCAGCTCCCCGCGAGCGGCCCGAACTTCTTCGAGTTCGGCGACGACGTGCGGTACGAGATCCATATCGACAACGACGGTGACGGCCACCCCGACGTGACCTACCGGTTCGAATTCCGTACCGAGATCACGAACCAGAACAGTTTTCTCTACAACACCGGGCCGATCGAGTCGCTGGACAGCAAGAACTGGAACCGGCGGCAGTTCTACCGGCTGACCCGGATCACCGACGGCAGGGAGCACGTGCTCGCGCACAAGCTGCCCTGCCCGCCGTGCAACGTCGGGCCGCTGTCCATCCCGAAGTACAACGACCTGGTCCGGCAGGCGACGTTCAAGCTGTCGACGGGGGAGAAGGTGTTCGCCGGGCAGCGCGCGGACGGCTTCTTCGTCGACCTGGGCGCGATCTTCGACCTGGGTACGCTGCGGCCGTTCCAGCAGTTGCACGTGGCCGGCAAGAAGCTGTTCAAGACCGAGGGCGAGCCGGTCAACGCGGTGGACCGGATGAACGTGCACAGCATCGCGGTGCAGGTGCCGTTGAGCAAGGTGCGCCGCAAGGCCAACCGGTACGGCGCGGGCGACCGGGCCTCGACCATCGGGGTGTGGACGACCGCCTCCCGCCAGCAGGTGCGGGTGCTCGGCGACAGGGTCGCCGCGGACTCCGCCGTCGGCCCGTGGACCCAGGTGTCCCGGTTGGGCAACCCGCTGTTCAACGAGGTCATCGTGCCGATGTCCAAGAAGGACCTGTGGAACACCCTGCCGCCGACCGAGGACAAGCGGTTCGCCCGGTTCGTCGAGCAACCGGAGCTGGCGGCGCTGCTGCCGGTGCTCTACCCGGGTGTCTTCCCCAACCTGGACGCGCTGAACAAGTCCAAGAAGCCCCGGGCCGACCTGCTCGCCATCCTGCTCACCGGGATCCCGTCCGGGCTGATCGACGGCTTCACCAACCTCACCGGCGAGGTGCAGGCCGACATGCTGCGGCTGAACACCGCGATCAAGCCGAGCAGCAAGCCGAACCAGTTCGGTCTGCTCGGGGGCGACCTGGCCGGCTTCCCCAACGGTCGCCGGGTGGTCGACGACGTGGTGAGCATCGCGCTGCGGGCGGTGGCCGGGGTGACCGTGCCGCTGGTCGACAAGAAGTTCAAGCCGGACGCGGCGGCCGGCGCGGTGACCCCCGGGTTGAGCGCGGCCGACGTGACCGCGCCGTTCCTGCGGGACTTCCCCTTCCTCGGCACGCCGTACGACGGGTTCAACAACCCGGCCGCGGCGAACTCCTGA
- a CDS encoding coenzyme F420-0:L-glutamate ligase: MRLEILPVPGIGDVTEGDDLAVLIGTAAPWLRDGDVLVVTSKIVSKAEGRLVDVPADGPERLAARDEVLAAETARVVATRGQTRIVQTHHGFVMASAGIDASNVDKTRLVLLPVDPDASARSLRAALRDRYRIDVAVIISDTMGRPWRNGLTDVALGVAGMPAIRDHRGEVDPYGNELQLTQMAVVDELAGAGELIKGKCDQVPVAVVRGYLPATSPPTDGGPAHPPTEGSGRDDLPAVRLVDDGVGAAALVRESALDLFSLGTAEATAAGLRAAATLADGPGAAPVDPAAVDRAIAAVAGVVAPGTSFTPVTDDEVRAGLAATVDGWPAGATGLVLGAAPTPVDQPDLVRFGADLHRLRIALAAEGIGSALLPPPTGSIASACLAL; encoded by the coding sequence GTGAGACTGGAGATCCTGCCGGTGCCGGGCATCGGCGACGTGACCGAGGGCGACGACCTGGCGGTGCTGATCGGCACGGCCGCGCCGTGGCTGCGGGACGGCGACGTGCTGGTGGTGACCAGCAAGATCGTGTCGAAGGCGGAGGGCCGGCTGGTGGACGTGCCGGCCGACGGGCCGGAGCGGCTCGCCGCGAGGGACGAGGTGCTGGCCGCCGAGACCGCCCGGGTGGTGGCCACCCGGGGGCAGACCCGGATCGTGCAGACCCACCACGGCTTCGTGATGGCCTCCGCCGGGATCGACGCGTCCAACGTCGACAAGACCCGGCTGGTGCTGCTCCCGGTGGACCCGGACGCGTCGGCCCGGTCGCTGCGCGCCGCGCTGCGGGACCGCTACCGGATCGACGTCGCGGTGATCATCAGCGACACGATGGGTCGGCCGTGGCGCAACGGGCTGACCGACGTGGCGCTCGGAGTCGCCGGGATGCCCGCCATCCGGGACCACCGGGGCGAGGTCGACCCGTACGGCAACGAGCTGCAGCTGACCCAGATGGCGGTGGTCGACGAGCTGGCCGGCGCGGGTGAGCTGATCAAGGGCAAGTGCGACCAGGTGCCGGTCGCGGTGGTCCGTGGCTACCTGCCGGCGACGTCACCACCGACCGACGGTGGCCCGGCCCACCCGCCGACCGAGGGCAGCGGCCGGGACGACCTGCCGGCGGTCCGGCTGGTCGACGACGGGGTCGGGGCCGCCGCCCTGGTGCGGGAGAGCGCGCTGGACCTGTTCTCGCTCGGCACCGCCGAGGCGACGGCGGCCGGGCTGCGGGCCGCCGCGACACTCGCCGACGGCCCCGGCGCGGCACCGGTCGACCCGGCCGCCGTCGACCGGGCCATCGCCGCGGTGGCCGGGGTGGTCGCCCCCGGCACCAGCTTCACCCCGGTCACCGACGACGAGGTACGCGCCGGTCTGGCGGCCACCGTCGACGGCTGGCCGGCCGGGGCGACCGGCCTGGTGCTCGGCGCGGCACCCACCCCCGTCGACCAGCCCGACCTGGTGCGTTTCGGCGCCGACCTGCACCGGCTGCGGATCGCGCTGGCCGCCGAGGGGATCGGATCCGCGCTGCTGCCACCGCCGACGGGCAGCATCGCCAGCGCCTGCCTGGCCCTCTGA
- a CDS encoding phospholipase — translation MLDIGGETGALIIYTGRDLHGREIEISRVDQDAVVRTHSAVRERIVRDGVFHSAVYPDLAAGLYTVWWDEETSAGTISVTGGAIAEFVWPSSPPRSA, via the coding sequence ATGCTCGACATCGGCGGCGAGACCGGCGCACTGATCATCTACACCGGACGTGACCTGCACGGCCGGGAGATCGAGATCAGCCGGGTCGACCAGGACGCCGTGGTGCGTACGCACTCGGCGGTGCGGGAGCGGATCGTCCGCGACGGGGTGTTCCACAGTGCCGTCTACCCGGATTTGGCAGCGGGCCTGTATACCGTCTGGTGGGACGAGGAGACGTCCGCCGGGACGATCTCCGTCACCGGTGGGGCGATTGCCGAATTCGTCTGGCCGAGCAGCCCACCACGGTCGGCCTGA
- the cofD gene encoding 2-phospho-L-lactate transferase, whose amino-acid sequence MHIVVLTGGIGGARFLLGVRAYAREVGAEVTAVVNVGDDLYLHGLKVCPDLDSVLYTLGGGADPERGWGRAGESWTIRQELAAYGAEPGWFNLGDKDVATHLVRTTMITAGYPLSQVTEALAARWQPGVRLLPATDDRLETHAVVDLDGDRRAIHFQEWWIRYRAGVPTDRFVFVGADSAKPAPGVTEALAAADVVLVAPSNPVVSIAPVLAVPGLRDAVATGPAPVVGVSPIIGGAPVRGMADRCLEVLDVECSAAGVGRLYGGRSAGGLLDGWLVAPEDDGVTVPGVTVRAVPLRMTDEAATTAMVRAAMELV is encoded by the coding sequence ATGCACATCGTGGTTCTGACCGGCGGGATCGGGGGTGCCCGATTCCTGCTCGGCGTCCGGGCGTACGCCCGCGAGGTGGGTGCCGAGGTGACCGCCGTGGTCAACGTCGGCGACGACCTCTACCTGCACGGCCTCAAGGTCTGCCCCGATCTGGACAGCGTCCTGTACACCCTGGGCGGGGGCGCCGACCCGGAACGCGGGTGGGGGCGGGCCGGCGAGAGCTGGACGATCCGGCAGGAGCTGGCCGCGTACGGGGCCGAGCCGGGCTGGTTCAACCTCGGTGACAAGGACGTCGCCACCCACCTGGTGCGTACCACCATGATCACGGCCGGTTATCCGCTGTCGCAGGTCACCGAGGCGCTGGCCGCCCGCTGGCAGCCCGGCGTACGGCTGCTGCCGGCGACCGACGACCGGCTGGAGACGCACGCGGTGGTCGACCTGGACGGCGACCGGCGGGCCATCCACTTCCAGGAGTGGTGGATCCGGTACCGGGCGGGCGTGCCCACCGACCGGTTCGTCTTCGTCGGCGCGGACAGCGCCAAACCTGCCCCCGGGGTGACCGAGGCGCTCGCCGCCGCCGACGTGGTGCTGGTCGCGCCGAGCAACCCGGTGGTGAGCATCGCCCCGGTGCTGGCGGTGCCCGGGCTGCGCGACGCGGTGGCCACCGGCCCGGCCCCGGTCGTCGGGGTGTCGCCGATCATCGGCGGCGCACCGGTACGCGGGATGGCCGACCGCTGCCTGGAGGTGCTCGACGTGGAGTGCAGCGCGGCCGGGGTGGGCCGGCTCTACGGCGGGCGCAGTGCGGGCGGCCTGCTCGACGGCTGGCTGGTCGCCCCGGAGGACGACGGCGTGACGGTGCCCGGGGTGACGGTCCGGGCGGTCCCGCTGCGGATGACCGACGAGGCGGCGACGACGGCGATGGTGCGGGCCGCGATGGAGCTGGTGTGA
- a CDS encoding NUDIX hydrolase, with protein sequence MEGAAGPGPGDGNAALYADAVAVLTGWTPTGSAAAEARDRTLALLADGPAALTRHHLPGHLTASALVLDAAGTRVLLCLHGKLHRWVQLGGHCEPGDHTLAGAALREATEESGIEGLVIDPVPIDVDIHPVACQGGSLHHDVRFAVFAPPGAVPQVSDESEALGWFPADRLPEPLAGGTVQLVVPALAAHARHTAGHPPR encoded by the coding sequence GTGGAGGGGGCGGCCGGGCCGGGGCCGGGCGACGGGAACGCGGCGCTGTACGCCGACGCGGTGGCGGTGCTGACCGGCTGGACGCCGACCGGGTCGGCCGCCGCCGAGGCCCGGGACCGCACCCTCGCCCTGCTCGCCGACGGCCCGGCCGCGTTGACCCGTCACCACCTGCCGGGCCACCTCACCGCGAGCGCCCTGGTCCTCGACGCCGCCGGTACCCGGGTCCTGCTCTGCCTGCATGGCAAGCTGCACCGCTGGGTGCAGCTCGGCGGGCACTGCGAACCGGGTGACCACACGCTGGCCGGGGCGGCGCTGCGCGAGGCCACCGAGGAGTCCGGCATCGAGGGGCTGGTCATCGACCCCGTACCGATCGACGTGGACATCCATCCGGTGGCCTGCCAGGGCGGCTCGCTGCACCACGACGTCCGGTTCGCGGTCTTCGCCCCACCGGGGGCGGTCCCGCAGGTCAGCGACGAGTCCGAGGCGCTGGGCTGGTTCCCCGCCGACCGGCTGCCGGAGCCGCTGGCCGGCGGGACCGTCCAACTCGTCGTCCCGGCCCTGGCGGCCCATGCCCGCCACACCGCCGGCCACCCACCCCGCTGA
- a CDS encoding bifunctional FO biosynthesis protein CofGH, protein MVDPTDPGPTAATVRRALRRAATGRALDVDEAAALLAARGGELDELLRIAGEVRDAGLRDAGRPGVVTYSKKVFIPLTRLCRDRCHYCTFATVPHRLPAAFLETDEVLSIARQGAALGCKEALFTLGDRPEERWPAARSWLDERGYDSTVDYLRACAVAVLEETGLLPHLNPGVLSWSELQRLKPVAPSMGMMLETTATRLWSEPGGPHFGSPDKEPAVRLRVLDDAGRVGVPFTTGILIGIGETPAERVDAIFAIRRSHREYGHLQEVIVQNFRAKPDTAMGGLPDAELHDLAATVAVARLLLGPKARIQAPPNLIEDEYDLLLRAGIDDWGGVSPLTPDHVNPERPWPQLDELARQTEKSGFTLRERLTVYPEYVRAGDPWLDPRLLPHVTALADPATGLAVEAARPVGRPWQEPEEVFGGGRVDLHATIDTTGRTDDRRGDFDSVYGDWAEVAGKVSPAASGGPVPGADGDLRAGLRLAADDPAALLEPRHAGAALALFGADGPALEELCRLADDVRRDTVGDDVTYVVNRNINFSNVCYVGCRFCAFAQRERDADAFRLSVEQVADRAEEAWAAGAGEVCLQGGIDPQLPVTGYADIVRAIKARVPGMHVHAFSPMEIVTAAAKAGVPVRDWLSMLREAGLDTIPGTAAEILDDDVRWVLTKGKLPAAAWVEVVSTAHELGIRSSSTMMYGHVDHPGQWLAHFRVLAGVQDRTGGFTEFVALPFVHTNAPIYLAGIARPGPTWRENRVVHAMARLLLHGRIDNIQCSWVKLGDEGTVAMLRGGCNDLGGTLMEETISRMAGSGNGSARTEEQLRAIAAAAGRPARKRTTAYGHPSR, encoded by the coding sequence ATGGTTGACCCCACCGACCCCGGCCCGACCGCGGCGACCGTGCGCCGGGCGCTGCGCCGGGCCGCCACCGGGCGTGCCCTCGACGTCGACGAGGCCGCCGCGCTGCTGGCCGCCCGGGGCGGCGAACTGGACGAGCTGCTCCGGATCGCCGGGGAGGTCCGGGACGCCGGGCTGCGCGACGCCGGCCGACCGGGCGTGGTGACGTACTCGAAGAAGGTCTTCATCCCGTTGACCCGGCTCTGCCGGGACCGGTGCCACTACTGCACCTTCGCCACCGTGCCGCACCGGTTGCCGGCGGCCTTCCTGGAGACCGACGAGGTGCTGTCGATCGCCCGGCAGGGCGCGGCGCTTGGCTGCAAGGAAGCCCTGTTCACCCTGGGTGACCGGCCTGAGGAGCGCTGGCCGGCGGCCCGCTCCTGGCTCGACGAGCGGGGCTACGACTCCACAGTGGACTACCTGCGGGCCTGCGCGGTGGCGGTGCTGGAGGAGACCGGCCTGCTGCCGCACCTCAACCCGGGGGTGCTCTCCTGGTCGGAGCTGCAACGGCTCAAGCCGGTCGCGCCGAGCATGGGGATGATGCTGGAGACCACCGCCACCCGGCTCTGGTCGGAGCCGGGCGGCCCGCACTTCGGCTCCCCGGACAAGGAGCCGGCGGTCCGGCTGCGGGTCCTCGACGACGCCGGCCGGGTCGGGGTGCCGTTCACCACCGGCATCCTGATCGGCATCGGCGAGACCCCGGCTGAACGGGTCGACGCGATCTTCGCGATCCGCCGGTCGCACCGGGAGTACGGCCACCTCCAGGAGGTGATCGTGCAGAACTTCCGCGCCAAGCCGGACACGGCGATGGGCGGCCTGCCCGACGCCGAGCTGCACGACCTGGCGGCCACCGTGGCGGTGGCCCGGCTGCTGCTCGGCCCGAAGGCCCGGATCCAGGCCCCGCCCAACCTGATCGAGGACGAGTACGACCTGCTGCTGCGGGCCGGCATCGACGACTGGGGCGGGGTGTCCCCGCTCACCCCCGACCACGTCAACCCGGAACGGCCGTGGCCGCAGCTCGACGAGCTGGCCCGGCAGACCGAGAAGTCCGGCTTCACCCTGCGCGAGCGGCTGACGGTCTACCCGGAGTACGTCCGGGCGGGCGACCCCTGGCTCGACCCCCGGCTGCTGCCGCACGTCACGGCGCTCGCCGACCCGGCGACCGGGCTGGCCGTCGAGGCGGCCCGCCCGGTGGGCCGCCCCTGGCAGGAGCCGGAGGAGGTCTTCGGCGGCGGTCGGGTCGACCTGCACGCCACCATCGACACGACCGGCCGCACCGACGACCGGCGGGGCGACTTCGACAGCGTCTACGGCGACTGGGCGGAGGTCGCCGGCAAGGTGAGCCCCGCCGCGTCGGGCGGGCCGGTGCCGGGCGCCGACGGCGACCTGCGGGCGGGGCTGCGGCTGGCGGCCGACGATCCGGCGGCGCTGCTGGAGCCCCGGCACGCCGGGGCGGCGCTGGCGCTGTTCGGCGCGGACGGCCCGGCCCTGGAGGAGCTGTGCCGGCTCGCCGACGACGTGCGGCGGGACACCGTCGGCGACGACGTGACCTACGTGGTCAATCGCAACATCAACTTCAGCAACGTCTGCTACGTGGGCTGCCGGTTCTGCGCGTTCGCCCAGCGGGAGCGGGACGCCGACGCGTTCCGGCTGTCGGTGGAGCAGGTGGCCGACCGGGCCGAGGAGGCGTGGGCGGCCGGCGCCGGCGAGGTCTGCCTCCAGGGCGGCATCGACCCGCAGCTGCCGGTGACCGGTTACGCCGACATCGTCCGGGCGATCAAGGCCCGGGTGCCCGGGATGCACGTGCACGCGTTCTCCCCGATGGAGATCGTCACCGCCGCCGCCAAGGCGGGCGTGCCGGTGCGGGACTGGCTGTCGATGCTGCGTGAAGCCGGCCTGGACACCATCCCCGGCACCGCCGCCGAGATCCTCGACGACGACGTGCGCTGGGTGCTCACCAAGGGCAAACTACCGGCCGCCGCCTGGGTCGAGGTGGTCTCCACCGCCCACGAGCTGGGCATCCGGTCCAGCTCCACGATGATGTACGGGCACGTCGACCACCCCGGGCAGTGGCTGGCCCACTTCCGGGTGCTGGCCGGGGTGCAGGACCGCACCGGCGGGTTCACCGAGTTCGTGGCCCTGCCGTTCGTGCACACCAACGCGCCGATCTACCTGGCCGGCATCGCCCGGCCCGGCCCGACCTGGCGGGAGAACCGGGTGGTGCACGCGATGGCCCGGCTGCTGCTGCACGGCCGGATCGACAACATCCAGTGTTCCTGGGTGAAGCTCGGCGACGAGGGCACCGTGGCGATGCTCCGGGGCGGTTGCAACGACCTGGGCGGCACCCTGATGGAGGAGACCATCTCCCGGATGGCGGGTTCGGGCAACGGATCGGCGCGTACCGAGGAGCAGTTGCGGGCGATCGCCGCCGCCGCCGGACGGCCGGCGCGCAAGCGGACGACCGCGTACGGTCATCCGTCGCGATGA
- a CDS encoding glycosyltransferase family 4 protein, whose product MTAGRPPRVLIDATSVPADRGGVGRYVDGLLGALGVVCGETVDLVVVSLRTDLERYTRMLPGAEVIPAPAAVAHRPARLAWEQTGLPLLAQQVGAEVLHSPFYTCPLRAGCPVTVTVHDATFFTEPEHYDKSRRTFFRSAIKTSLRRASRVIVPSKATRDELIRLLDADPTRIDVAYHGVDQQAFHAPGDEEKARVRARLGLGGSSYVAFLGAKEPRKNVPNLIRGWARAVADRENPPALVVAGGQGHDDDIDRAVAEVPSHLRLLRPGYLRYADLPGFLGGALVAAYPSYGEGFGLPILEAMACAAPVLTTPRLSLPEVGGDAVAYTSEDPDQIATDLAALLDDEQRRLSLAKAGVDRAKEFTWASSAEVHIAAWSRARS is encoded by the coding sequence GTGACCGCCGGTCGCCCGCCCCGCGTGCTCATCGACGCCACGAGTGTCCCCGCCGACCGTGGCGGCGTCGGTAGATACGTCGATGGCCTGCTCGGAGCCCTCGGGGTGGTCTGCGGGGAGACGGTCGACCTGGTCGTGGTGAGCCTCCGCACCGACCTGGAGCGGTACACCCGGATGCTGCCCGGGGCCGAGGTGATCCCCGCCCCGGCCGCCGTTGCCCACCGCCCGGCCCGGCTCGCCTGGGAGCAGACCGGTCTGCCGCTGCTCGCCCAGCAGGTCGGTGCCGAGGTGCTGCACTCGCCGTTCTACACCTGCCCGCTGCGGGCCGGCTGCCCGGTGACGGTGACCGTCCACGACGCGACCTTCTTCACCGAGCCGGAGCACTACGACAAGTCCCGCCGGACGTTCTTCCGCAGCGCGATCAAGACGTCGCTGCGCCGGGCCAGCCGGGTGATCGTGCCGAGCAAGGCCACCCGCGACGAGCTGATCCGGCTGCTCGACGCCGACCCGACCCGGATCGACGTGGCCTACCACGGGGTCGACCAGCAGGCCTTCCACGCACCGGGCGACGAGGAGAAGGCCCGGGTACGGGCCCGGCTCGGGCTCGGCGGCAGCAGCTACGTCGCGTTCCTCGGGGCCAAGGAGCCGCGCAAGAACGTACCCAACCTGATCCGGGGCTGGGCGCGGGCGGTGGCCGACCGGGAGAACCCGCCGGCCCTGGTGGTCGCCGGCGGCCAGGGCCACGACGACGACATCGACCGCGCGGTGGCCGAGGTCCCCTCGCACCTGCGGCTGCTGCGCCCCGGCTACCTGCGCTACGCCGACCTGCCCGGTTTCCTCGGCGGCGCGCTGGTCGCCGCCTACCCGTCGTACGGCGAGGGGTTCGGCCTGCCGATCCTGGAGGCGATGGCCTGCGCCGCGCCGGTGCTCACCACGCCCCGGCTCTCGCTGCCCGAGGTGGGCGGTGACGCGGTCGCCTACACCAGCGAGGACCCGGACCAGATCGCCACCGACCTGGCCGCCCTGCTCGACGACGAGCAGCGCCGGCTGTCGCTGGCCAAGGCGGGCGTCGACCGGGCGAAGGAGTTCACCTGGGCGTCGAGCGCCGAGGTGCACATCGCCGCGTGGAGCCGGGCCCGTTCCTGA
- a CDS encoding mannose-1-phosphate guanylyltransferase, producing MLYAVIPAGGSGTRLWPLSRAGHPKFLHPLTGTDASLLQATVDRLAPLTTPERTLVVTGAAHAAAVARQLRGVPEENILVEPSPRDSCAAIALAAAVIAQRDRTAVMGSFAADHLIRDPASWVRTVRAAVQGAEQGLLMTVGITPTRAETGYGYLETGEPGGDGLLRPVIEFKEKPAAPVAEAYLRSGRHLWNASMFVWRVDVFLAELARQQPALHTGVTAIAAAWGTPEQDEVLGAVWPTLPKISVDYAVMEGAATAGRVATVPGDFGWNDVGDFHTLGEVLPADPAGNVVLGVDAKPGVLLHDAHDLVVVPQSGRLVAVLGVRDLIVVDTPDAVLVCPRDRAQDVKALVDELKSRGEDGLV from the coding sequence ATGCTCTACGCCGTCATCCCGGCGGGTGGCAGTGGCACGAGGTTGTGGCCGCTGTCCCGCGCGGGGCACCCCAAGTTCCTCCACCCGCTCACCGGCACCGACGCGTCGCTGCTCCAGGCGACCGTCGACCGGCTGGCGCCGCTGACCACACCGGAGCGCACCCTGGTGGTCACCGGGGCCGCCCACGCGGCGGCGGTGGCCCGGCAGCTACGCGGGGTGCCCGAGGAGAACATCCTGGTGGAACCGTCGCCCCGGGACTCCTGCGCGGCGATCGCCCTGGCGGCGGCGGTGATCGCACAGCGGGACCGGACGGCCGTGATGGGCTCCTTCGCCGCCGACCACCTGATCCGCGATCCGGCCTCCTGGGTGCGGACCGTCCGGGCGGCCGTCCAGGGTGCCGAACAGGGCCTGCTGATGACGGTGGGGATCACCCCGACCCGGGCCGAGACCGGCTACGGCTACCTGGAGACCGGTGAGCCGGGCGGTGACGGCCTGCTGCGTCCGGTGATCGAGTTCAAGGAGAAGCCGGCAGCGCCGGTCGCCGAGGCGTACCTGCGTAGCGGCCGGCACCTCTGGAACGCCAGCATGTTCGTCTGGCGGGTGGACGTCTTCCTCGCCGAACTCGCCCGCCAGCAGCCGGCCCTGCACACCGGAGTCACCGCGATCGCGGCGGCCTGGGGCACCCCCGAGCAGGACGAGGTCCTCGGTGCCGTCTGGCCGACGCTGCCGAAGATCTCTGTCGACTACGCGGTGATGGAGGGCGCGGCCACCGCCGGTCGGGTCGCCACCGTGCCGGGTGACTTCGGGTGGAATGACGTGGGCGACTTCCACACCCTCGGCGAGGTGCTGCCCGCCGACCCGGCCGGCAACGTGGTGCTGGGGGTCGACGCCAAGCCCGGAGTCCTGCTGCACGACGCCCACGACCTGGTGGTGGTGCCGCAGTCGGGTCGGCTGGTGGCCGTCCTCGGGGTCCGCGACCTGATCGTGGTGGACACCCCCGACGCGGTGCTGGTCTGCCCCCGCGACCGGGCACAGGACGTCAAGGCGCTGGTCGACGAGCTGAAGTCCCGGGGTGAGGACGGGCTGGTCTGA
- a CDS encoding WhiB family transcriptional regulator, translating into MDGQLEVADLLGNAPEWQERALCSQTDPEAFFPEKGGSTREAKRICSRCEVKTECLEYALGHDERFGIWGGLSERERRKLKRRAA; encoded by the coding sequence ATGGACGGCCAGCTTGAGGTGGCCGACCTGCTCGGAAACGCGCCGGAGTGGCAGGAGCGGGCACTGTGCTCGCAGACCGACCCGGAAGCGTTCTTCCCCGAGAAGGGCGGCTCGACCCGCGAGGCGAAACGGATCTGTTCGCGGTGCGAGGTCAAGACGGAATGCCTCGAATACGCTCTCGGGCACGACGAGCGGTTCGGGATCTGGGGCGGGCTCTCCGAGCGGGAGCGGCGAAAGCTCAAGCGGCGGGCCGCCTGA